Proteins encoded in a region of the Vicia villosa cultivar HV-30 ecotype Madison, WI linkage group LG5, Vvil1.0, whole genome shotgun sequence genome:
- the LOC131602283 gene encoding altered inheritance rate of mitochondria protein 25-like, with amino-acid sequence MNRLKDGWRYISKSNIKKLLDFRFHSNIVHNHRFGTEVDHQLNRDFFVKLWVSDSRMRNPRGKKLIKSRGIDLDPRWFSAGTSKPKRSLKQPPISQSVSEFSQPESPEEAKVAPLLARSNLLITRDIEWANLVLGFEQENRYAIVDACYPQSPVGLIREQSNVITRQLLRLRRPFVAHITDAVGNELFRVRRPFWWITSSIYAEIDGKEIGVVHRRWHLWRRLYDLYLGNKQFAVVENPGLWNWTFTLKDIDGEVLAQVDRDWRGFGFEILTDAGQYVIRFGGSDPSSKIGLANAIQDLDVGRPLTLAERAVAVALAISLDNDYFSRHGGWGLPFFDVGE; translated from the exons ATGAATCGCTTAAAGGATGGTTGGCGCTACATATccaaatccaatatcaagaagcTTCTCGATTTTCGTTTTCACTCAAACATTGTTCATAACCACCGATTTGGAACCGAAGTGGATCATCAATTGAACAGGGACTTTTTCGTCAAACTCTGGGTTTCTGATAGCAGAATGCGAAACCCTAGAGGTAAGAAATTGATCAAATCTCGAGGTATTGATCTTGATCCTAGATGGTTTTCTGCTGGCACCAGTAAACCTAAACGGTCCTTGAAGCAACCTCCTATAAGCCAATCTGTTTCTGAATTTTCTCAACCGGAATCTCCAGAAGAG GCCAAGGTAGCTCCTCTGCTTGCCAGGTCCAACTTGCTAATTACCAGAGATATCGAGTGGGCAAATCTTGTGTTGGGATTTGAACAG GAAAATCGTTATGCCATTGTAGATGCATGCTACCCACAGTCG CCTGTAGGTTTAATTCGGGAACAGAGCAACGTCATTACCAGACAG TTACTTCGTCTAAGGAGGCCTTTTGTTGCACACATAACTGATGCTGTGGGGAATGAGCTCTTCAGG GTCCGTAGACCCTTTTGGTGGATAACAAGCTCAATTTATGCTGAAATTGATGGTAAG GAAATTGGAGTAGTTCACAGGCGGTGGCATCTCTGGAGGAGACTCTATGATTTGTACCTTGG GAATAAGCAAtttgcggtggttgagaatcctGGCTTGTGGAATTGGACATTCACCTTGAAAGATATTGATGGTGAGGTGCTTGCTCAAGTAGATCGAGATTGGAGGGGATTTGGCTTTGAG ATTCTAACTGATGCTGGTCAGTATGTGATTCGATTTGGAGGTTCTGATCCCAGCTCCAAGATTGGTCTTGCTAATGCG ATTCAAGATCTTGATGTCGGACGCCCACTGACCCTCGCAGAGAGAGCCGTTGCAGTAGCTCTTGCAATATCACTAGATAATGACTACTTCTCAAGACATGGAGGCTG GGGATTACCCTTCTTTGACGTCGGCGagtaa